The segment ATCTTTGGGACTGTCGATGCCCGCGTCGGTCCGGACCCACATCTGCGACATGCTGAAGAGGCGGCGCGGAAATACGGGAACCGCGGTAAACGGCATGCCGCGGCTTCGCGCCATGAGATAGGACGACAGCGAAAGCTCGCAGATGTCGAACTCGCGCTTCTGGAGCATCCGTTCGTGGCGATCGACGCCGTGTTTTAGAGGCTCCGATTGCCCGACCAGCAGGACGTTGAGGTCCACGCCGTCGATCGACACCGCGCCGTCGAAAAAAGGAAAGTGGCGGTCGTAGTGCGAGAGCGCCATCGTCAAGCTGAGTTTTGCCATCGCCGCTCTCTTAGCTCTTCTTCAACGGCTGATAATCCATGAAGCCGTGGACCGAGAGGTCGATCAGATTCCCCTCCGGGTCCGACACGCGCATTTCCGCGAACGGAGTCCCTTCCGGCCTTTTCTTGACCGCTTTGTTCGGCTGTTGCTTTTTCACCCGCTCCAACGTTTCGTCCATGTTCTCGATCTGAACGCCGAAATGATAGAGCCCGTTCGGGCTCTGCTGCGCCGAGTTGTCGAGGATGGCGAGCTCGAAGTAGCCGTCGGTGAGATGCACGGATTTTCCCGTCGCGTGTCCCGGATGCGAGCCTCGATGAAGCTCCTCGAAACCGAAAACTTCCTTATAAAAGGCGGCCAACTTTTCCGGATTTTCCGTTCGAATCGCCAGATGGCGTATTCGTGCCATGGTTCTTCCTCCTCTTCGGCGACGCTCATTTCTGATTATCCCATTTGCGCCGCTTCTGTCCACCCCTTCATCCGCTGCTGGTTGCGCAACCACGCACCATCGTATAGTTTCGTCCCATCAAACCGCACGGAATCATGCTCCACTCGCCGCGCCGCATTGCGCTAGTTATCGCGTCAGGCATCGGTTTCTTCATCATCGTCGCGAATTGGGAGAACGCGAAGCCGACGCAAGCTTCGGCGGCCCAATCGACGCCGAAGGCGAACTTGATTCGCGATATCGCTTACACCAAGCCGGCCGACCCTAAGAACGCACGGCGTCAAACCCTCGACCTGTATCTGCCGGAGATGTCCGTGCGCAAGCCGCCGCTCCTCGTCTTCGTTCACGGCGGTTTCTGGACGCTCTCCGACGACGAATATCAAATCGGCCCCGCTGTCGCGGAGGCTCTACTTCCTAACGGGGTCGCCGTCGCGCTCGTGCGCTATCGGTTGGCGCCGGCTCACACGCACCCCGTCCCGGCCCAGGACGTGGCCGCGGCCATCGCTCACCTCATCCGGTCGGCCGACAAGTTCGGCTACGACGCCAAGCGCGTCTATCTCGCCGGCCATTCGGCGGGCGCGCATCTTGCGGCGCTCGTCGCGCTCGATGGAAGTTATCTAGGCGCGCAGCGTCTGACGCCGCGATCGCTGGCGGGAGTCGTTGGCTTCAGCGGCATTTACGATCTGCGGCCGAGGCCGGAGAGCGCCGAGCAGCAGAAACTCGCGGTCCGACAGGCATTCGGAGACAATCCGGATAAGCTCGCGACTGCGTCGCCTACGACTCATGCGCGGGCGGAGGCGCCGCCGTTTCTGATTCTGGGCGCCGAAAACGATTTTCCCGGTTTTCTCATCGACGCGAAAAGATTCGCCGAATCGCTCCGCAAAACCGGCCACAAACAGGCCGAGCAATTCATTCTTCCGGACCACGACCATTTTTCTCTCGTTCAGTTGATCGACCGCGACGCCGAACTCCGGAGCCTG is part of the Candidatus Binatia bacterium genome and harbors:
- a CDS encoding VOC family protein, giving the protein MARIRHLAIRTENPEKLAAFYKEVFGFEELHRGSHPGHATGKSVHLTDGYFELAILDNSAQQSPNGLYHFGVQIENMDETLERVKKQQPNKAVKKRPEGTPFAEMRVSDPEGNLIDLSVHGFMDYQPLKKS